In Deinococcus psychrotolerans, a genomic segment contains:
- a CDS encoding DMT family transporter encodes MIARAYLGVILTVLIWGGNVVALKVLLDFFTRSQTIGLRLGAASLVLLGLTLLRSGWPKWSVRDWLWVVGAGLLGTTLFQNFSVIGVDRSPAGISGLANAVVPILVVLLGSLVGQRPNRLQVLGVLVSLSGMLWLLAQTLEPGSTLNLLGLGFLGLSSLTWAGYTLANRPLVARLGLLPSVTFATLVGTLPLLIPVLPTLGQLSAPPLIWGLAALSGLLSNVFAYLAWGNGIQVLGAARTSIWQNLSPLVAFGLAVWLLGERFTPGELSAGALTLMGVLVANWPQRAGQSGLNDAG; translated from the coding sequence ATGATCGCCCGCGCTTACCTCGGGGTCATCCTGACGGTACTGATCTGGGGCGGCAATGTGGTGGCCCTCAAGGTGCTGCTGGACTTTTTTACCCGCAGCCAGACCATCGGCCTGCGGCTGGGGGCGGCGTCTCTGGTGCTGCTGGGGCTGACGCTGCTGCGAAGTGGCTGGCCGAAGTGGAGTGTAAGAGACTGGCTGTGGGTCGTGGGCGCGGGGCTGCTCGGCACCACGCTGTTCCAGAATTTCTCGGTCATCGGCGTCGACCGCTCGCCTGCCGGGATTTCGGGGCTGGCCAACGCAGTGGTGCCAATTTTGGTGGTGCTGCTGGGCAGTTTGGTGGGTCAGCGGCCTAACCGCCTTCAGGTGCTGGGGGTGCTCGTTTCGCTCAGCGGCATGCTGTGGCTGCTGGCACAGACGCTGGAACCTGGCAGCACGCTGAATCTGCTGGGTCTGGGCTTTTTGGGCTTGTCGTCGCTGACCTGGGCCGGTTACACCCTCGCCAACCGGCCCCTGGTGGCGCGGCTGGGCCTGTTGCCGTCCGTCACCTTCGCCACCCTGGTCGGCACATTGCCGCTGCTGATTCCGGTGCTGCCGACGCTGGGCCAGCTCTCCGCGCCGCCGCTGATCTGGGGGCTGGCTGCCCTGTCGGGCCTGCTCTCCAACGTGTTCGCTTACTTGGCTTGGGGCAACGGCATTCAGGTGCTGGGCGCGGCCCGAACCAGCATCTGGCAAAACCTCTCGCCGCTGGTGGCCTTCGGGCTGGCCGTGTGGCTGCTGGGTGAGCGCTTCACACCCGGCGAACTGAGCGCGGGGGCGCTGACGTTGATGGGCGTGCTGGTGGCCAACTGGCCGCAGCGGGCGGGTCAGTCTGGGCTGAATGACGCGGGCTGA
- a CDS encoding aminopeptidase: MASELSASGFVKPDLVKYDPAAHAELMAGYCIGAQAGERILLSGGVQTLPLFEEVARALLRRGALPVLRLEYPGQAEDFAQLASDLILESLHPAELADVQAIDGSIRLMTHSLPRLGASTDPTRQARRVKATQPLSAARSSKKWTLTQYPTPQGAAAAGMGLPEYEDFVSRAMFLNTPDPVAEWGKVRVRQAQLIERLSRADQIRVLAPQTDLTLSVRGRTWANSDGKRNMPSGEVFVSPIEDSAEGQIYFGLPSEYAGQPVEGITLRLKAGQIVEAHAEIGDDVLQAALSTDSGARFLGEIGIGSNDGIQTPSRNILYDEKIGGTVHLAAGRSYPETGGLNQSAIHWDMICDLRGNGGQILLDGEVFQENGLFV, encoded by the coding sequence ATGGCCTCCGAACTCAGCGCATCCGGTTTCGTCAAACCAGACCTCGTCAAGTACGATCCCGCCGCCCACGCCGAGCTGATGGCGGGCTACTGCATCGGCGCTCAGGCCGGCGAGCGCATTTTGCTCAGCGGCGGCGTGCAGACCCTGCCACTTTTTGAGGAAGTCGCCCGCGCCCTGCTGCGGCGGGGAGCTTTGCCGGTTTTGCGGCTGGAGTATCCGGGGCAAGCTGAAGATTTCGCGCAGCTGGCCTCCGACCTCATCTTGGAAAGCCTTCACCCCGCCGAGCTGGCCGACGTTCAGGCCATCGACGGCAGTATCCGGCTGATGACCCACAGCTTGCCCAGATTGGGCGCTTCCACCGATCCCACGCGCCAGGCCCGGCGCGTCAAAGCTACGCAGCCGCTCAGCGCCGCCAGAAGCAGCAAAAAGTGGACGCTGACCCAGTACCCCACTCCTCAGGGCGCGGCAGCGGCGGGCATGGGCCTGCCCGAATACGAGGATTTCGTGTCAAGAGCAATGTTTCTCAACACCCCCGATCCGGTGGCCGAGTGGGGCAAGGTGCGCGTCCGGCAGGCCCAATTGATCGAGCGCCTCAGCCGCGCCGACCAGATCCGGGTTCTGGCTCCTCAAACCGATTTGACCCTCAGCGTCAGGGGCCGCACCTGGGCTAACTCGGACGGCAAGCGCAACATGCCCTCGGGCGAGGTGTTCGTGTCGCCGATTGAAGACAGCGCCGAGGGCCAGATTTATTTCGGCCTGCCCAGCGAGTACGCCGGACAGCCGGTAGAAGGTATTACGCTGCGCTTAAAGGCCGGTCAGATTGTAGAGGCCCACGCTGAAATCGGCGACGACGTGCTGCAAGCGGCGCTGTCCACTGACTCCGGTGCACGTTTTCTCGGTGAGATCGGCATCGGCAGCAACGATGGTATCCAGACGCCCAGCCGCAACATCTTGTACGACGAAAAAATCGGCGGCACGGTGCATCTGGCGGCTGGCCGCAGCTATCCCGAAACCGGCGGCCTCAACCAAAGCGCCATTCACTGGGACATGATCTGCGATCTTCGCGGCAACGGCGGCCAAATCCTGCTGGACGGCGAAGTGTTTCAGGAAAACGGCCTGTTTGTCTAA
- the purU gene encoding formyltetrahydrofolate deformylase produces the protein MTLAQGLDRTDPRHTARLTIACADRKGIVAAVSQFLHHHGANIIHSDQHSTDPQGGQFFMRMEFHLDGLDLAKEQFERAFAQQVAEPFDMNWRVWYTAQPKRMGIMVSNYDHCFLDLLVRKRRGELDVEIPLVISNHATLCGDAEMFGVPFAQVSVTKDNKAEAEQEQARLFREAGVDFVVLARYMQILSGEMLRGLAVPVINIHHSFLPAFIGANPYRAAFQRGVKLVGATAHYVTEELDAGPIIEQDVARVNHRETPETLMRLGRDVERQVLARAVKAHLEDRVLVSGNKTVVF, from the coding sequence ATGACGCTGGCCCAAGGTCTTGACCGCACCGATCCCCGCCACACCGCCCGCCTGACCATCGCCTGCGCCGACCGCAAAGGCATCGTGGCGGCGGTGTCGCAGTTTCTGCACCATCACGGCGCGAATATCATCCACTCCGATCAGCATTCCACCGATCCGCAGGGCGGGCAATTTTTTATGCGGATGGAGTTTCACCTTGACGGTTTAGACCTCGCCAAAGAGCAGTTCGAGCGGGCCTTTGCTCAGCAGGTGGCCGAGCCGTTTGACATGAACTGGCGCGTCTGGTACACCGCCCAGCCCAAGCGGATGGGCATTATGGTCAGCAACTACGATCACTGCTTTCTGGACTTGCTGGTTCGCAAGCGCCGGGGCGAGCTGGATGTGGAAATTCCGCTGGTGATCAGCAACCACGCGACCCTGTGCGGCGACGCCGAGATGTTCGGGGTACCGTTTGCTCAAGTCAGCGTGACCAAAGACAACAAAGCCGAGGCCGAGCAAGAGCAGGCGCGACTGTTCCGTGAAGCGGGCGTGGACTTCGTGGTGCTGGCCCGCTATATGCAGATTCTGTCGGGGGAGATGCTGCGCGGCCTCGCGGTACCGGTCATCAACATTCACCACTCGTTTCTGCCCGCCTTCATCGGCGCGAATCCCTACCGGGCGGCCTTCCAGCGTGGCGTCAAGCTGGTTGGGGCCACCGCCCACTACGTGACCGAGGAACTCGACGCCGGGCCGATCATCGAGCAGGACGTGGCCCGCGTGAACCACCGCGAAACACCCGAGACCTTGATGCGGCTGGGCCGCGACGTGGAGCGCCAAGTCTTGGCCCGCGCCGTCAAAGCGCACTTGGAAGATAGGGTGCTGGTGTCGGGCAACAAAACGGTGGTGTTCTAG
- a CDS encoding carbohydrate ABC transporter permease encodes MKRLSTDRLWAIAVLTPSVILLAVFVYGFIFRTAYTSLTDWGNDPAQAFSLTPIIRFIGLQNYHDLFTSNLNVRFRQDLVSTLFFTVFFIVGCLGLGLSMALLLDRNPKAEGLWRTIFLFPMSLSFIVTGTIWRWMLQPQGGLNQLFHLNPASNGWLTSRDSVWSFDWNKLPLITATIVGLVLLWVAWLAFRDGQRTRTWVALGCAALLLLWALVIGPNVKLLPAPELHGFNIAFIGIIIAAIWQMSGYTMALYLAGLRGIPEELREASRVDGANEWNTYRHVIFPLLAPITLSAMIILGHISLKIFDLVFAMTGPDNGPTDVPALLMYITSFRQNALAVGAAIGTVLLLLVAVIIIPYLFSQFKTQEGHA; translated from the coding sequence TTGAAACGTCTTTCCACTGACCGCCTGTGGGCTATCGCGGTGCTGACACCGTCGGTGATTTTGCTGGCGGTCTTCGTCTACGGCTTTATCTTCCGCACCGCCTACACCAGCTTGACCGATTGGGGCAACGATCCGGCACAGGCGTTTAGCCTCACCCCGATCATCCGCTTTATCGGGCTGCAAAATTACCACGATCTGTTTACCAGCAACCTGAACGTCCGCTTTAGGCAAGACCTGGTCAGCACCCTGTTTTTCACAGTGTTTTTCATTGTGGGCTGCTTGGGGCTGGGCCTCAGCATGGCGCTCCTCCTTGACCGCAATCCCAAAGCCGAGGGCCTCTGGCGCACCATTTTTCTGTTTCCGATGAGCCTGTCGTTTATCGTCACCGGCACCATCTGGCGCTGGATGCTGCAACCGCAGGGCGGCCTCAACCAGCTCTTTCACCTCAATCCGGCCAGCAACGGTTGGCTGACCAGCCGCGATTCGGTGTGGAGCTTTGATTGGAACAAGCTTCCACTGATCACCGCGACGATTGTGGGCCTCGTGCTGCTGTGGGTGGCTTGGCTGGCCTTCAGGGACGGGCAGCGCACCCGGACATGGGTGGCGCTGGGCTGCGCCGCGCTGCTACTGCTGTGGGCGCTGGTCATCGGGCCGAATGTCAAGCTGCTGCCCGCGCCGGAACTGCACGGCTTCAACATCGCCTTTATCGGCATCATCATCGCCGCCATCTGGCAAATGAGCGGTTACACCATGGCGCTGTATCTGGCAGGGCTGCGCGGCATTCCCGAGGAGCTGCGTGAGGCCTCCCGCGTGGACGGCGCGAACGAGTGGAACACTTACCGCCACGTAATCTTTCCGCTGCTGGCCCCGATTACCTTGTCGGCCATGATTATTCTGGGCCACATCAGCCTCAAGATTTTTGATCTGGTGTTTGCCATGACCGGCCCCGACAACGGCCCCACCGACGTTCCGGCGCTGCTGATGTACATCACCTCGTTTAGGCAAAACGCGCTGGCCGTCGGCGCAGCCATCGGCACAGTGCTACTCCTACTGGTCGCCGTCATTATTATTCCGTACCTGTTCAGCCAGTTTAAAACGCAGGAAGGTCACGCATGA
- a CDS encoding ROK family transcriptional regulator, with product MPQPTEHVAFDQAAIRSRHLLQLLSRLWAGDLARVDLARELHLSRSAVSSLVNELLAARLVLEGGVREDQAASQTGRRATLLSLNAQAAYLLAVDLGASHLRVDLLDLRCQPQASRQIPHDVTAGPQDTYARIAELSGAVLSDAGVSKAQVALVGVSVPGPVDFGTGEVMAQHIPGWHGVAVASELGALLGLPTLVENDANLGVLAEHRFGAHQGQPDLVYVKLATGIGAGIICGGQLYRGSRGGAGEIGHIAINEQGPVGRSGGPGSLESYAAAQVLLPLAAERRAAGEATRLPERFTLSDLFASPDDVLVRGLWREVGHHLGVAISTALNLFNPGAVVLGGRLTQAGDALLSAVRESAAPRTMQINHTGVCIDYSELGTDVGVLGVGAMLLGELLTPRGLRHLTQVSRQDAVYSAQASRAPPDRTQLARPNPYFSEALGASPKGVL from the coding sequence ATGCCGCAGCCTACCGAACACGTCGCCTTTGATCAGGCGGCCATCCGCAGCCGTCATCTGCTGCAACTGCTTTCGCGGTTGTGGGCGGGGGATCTGGCGCGGGTCGATCTGGCGCGTGAGCTGCACCTGTCGCGCAGCGCGGTGTCGTCACTGGTCAACGAGTTGCTGGCGGCCCGGCTGGTGCTGGAAGGCGGCGTGCGGGAAGATCAGGCCGCTTCGCAAACCGGGCGGCGGGCCACCCTGCTCTCGCTGAATGCCCAGGCGGCTTATCTGCTGGCCGTCGATCTGGGGGCCAGTCACCTGCGGGTAGACCTGCTCGACCTGCGCTGTCAGCCCCAAGCCAGCCGCCAGATTCCGCATGACGTGACTGCCGGGCCGCAGGACACCTACGCCCGCATCGCTGAGCTGAGCGGGGCCGTGCTCAGCGATGCGGGCGTCAGCAAAGCGCAGGTGGCGCTGGTGGGGGTCAGCGTGCCGGGGCCAGTCGATTTCGGTACGGGGGAGGTCATGGCCCAGCACATTCCCGGTTGGCACGGCGTCGCCGTGGCCAGTGAACTCGGTGCGCTGCTGGGGCTGCCCACGCTGGTCGAGAATGATGCCAACCTGGGGGTGCTGGCCGAGCACCGCTTCGGTGCCCATCAGGGCCAGCCGGACTTGGTGTACGTGAAACTCGCCACCGGCATCGGCGCGGGCATCATCTGCGGCGGGCAGCTCTACCGGGGATCACGCGGCGGCGCAGGTGAGATCGGGCATATCGCCATCAACGAGCAGGGGCCGGTGGGACGCAGCGGCGGCCCCGGCTCGCTGGAAAGCTACGCGGCGGCCCAAGTTCTGCTGCCGCTGGCCGCCGAGCGCCGCGCCGCTGGAGAAGCCACCCGGCTCCCCGAGCGCTTTACCCTGAGTGATCTGTTTGCCTCCCCGGACGATGTTCTGGTCAGGGGCCTGTGGCGCGAGGTCGGCCATCACCTGGGGGTGGCCATCTCGACGGCCCTCAACCTGTTCAATCCCGGCGCGGTGGTGCTGGGCGGGCGGCTGACCCAGGCGGGCGACGCCCTGCTGAGCGCCGTGCGTGAAAGCGCCGCGCCGCGCACCATGCAAATCAACCATACCGGTGTCTGTATCGATTACTCGGAGCTGGGGACTGATGTGGGCGTGCTGGGTGTGGGGGCCATGCTGCTGGGTGAGTTACTGACCCCGCGCGGCCTGCGGCATCTGACTCAGGTTTCACGGCAAGACGCCGTTTATTCAGCTCAGGCCAGCCGGGCACCGCCTGATAGGACACAACTGGCTCGTCCGAACCCGTATTTTTCTGAAGCGCTCGGCGCTTCTCCCAAAGGAGTTTTATGA
- a CDS encoding carbohydrate ABC transporter permease has protein sequence MTTTPLSPVSAPSTHKSPRFSVARGLMYLGLTVATLFFLLPIYLLVVTAFKTPDAINLATTWQLPKFLNWASFSDAWAKVGGNMGNSLFLAVTATAISAMLGSLNGYALSKWRFRGANTLFAFMLFGMFIPYQSVLIPLFQFIKSLGLYGSIWGLILAHVVYGIPITTLIFRNFYADVPDALVEAATIDGAGFWSIYSKVIFPISIPGFVVVIIWQFTQVWNEFLFAATLTSSGSQPVTYALSQLAGGQAVSWNLPMAGAILAAIPTLLVYIVLGRYFVRGLLAGSVKG, from the coding sequence ATGACCACCACCCCCCTGAGTCCGGTCAGCGCCCCCAGCACCCACAAGTCCCCGCGTTTTTCAGTTGCACGCGGCCTGATGTATTTGGGTTTGACCGTCGCCACGCTGTTCTTTTTGCTGCCGATTTATCTGCTGGTCGTCACCGCTTTCAAAACGCCCGACGCCATCAATCTGGCAACCACTTGGCAACTGCCCAAGTTTCTGAACTGGGCCAGCTTCTCGGACGCTTGGGCCAAAGTCGGCGGCAACATGGGCAACAGCCTGTTTCTGGCTGTCACTGCCACGGCCATCAGCGCCATGCTGGGCAGCCTCAACGGCTACGCGCTGAGCAAGTGGCGCTTCCGGGGAGCCAATACCTTATTCGCTTTCATGCTGTTCGGGATGTTCATTCCCTATCAGTCGGTGCTGATTCCGCTGTTTCAGTTCATCAAATCGCTGGGCCTGTACGGCAGCATCTGGGGCCTGATTCTGGCGCACGTGGTCTACGGCATCCCGATCACCACCCTGATTTTCCGCAACTTCTACGCCGACGTGCCGGACGCTTTGGTGGAAGCCGCCACCATCGACGGCGCGGGCTTTTGGAGCATTTACAGCAAAGTCATCTTCCCGATCAGCATTCCCGGCTTCGTGGTGGTGATCATCTGGCAGTTCACGCAGGTCTGGAACGAGTTTTTGTTTGCCGCCACCCTAACCTCTTCTGGCAGCCAGCCGGTGACGTACGCCCTCTCGCAACTGGCGGGCGGGCAAGCCGTCTCGTGGAATTTGCCGATGGCAGGCGCGATTCTGGCGGCGATTCCCACCTTGCTCGTCTACATCGTGCTGGGCCGTTACTTCGTGCGCGGGCTGCTGGCGGGGAGCGTCAAGGGCTAA
- a CDS encoding ABC transporter substrate-binding protein, with protein MKKSIKNALVITAALGLTAQALAAGKIEIFSWWAGDEGPALAALIKLYETKYPSVKVDNAAVTGGAGTNAKAVLKTRMLGGDPPDSFQAHAGQELTGTWVVANRMEDLSSLYKSEGWSSKFPKAVIDLISYKGGIYSVPVDVHRSNVMWYVPANLKKWGVSAPKTWHDMLTVCTTLKAKGVATPLVMGENWTQQMIWESIATAMLGTKGWNDLWSGNLKFTDPKVVSTFSMYGNILDCANKDASGLSWQQATDRMLAGQAAFNIMGDWAAGYMTTTKKLKPGTDFAWSASPSTNGVFIMLADSFGLPKGVKNRAEVVNWLKVLGSKQGQDAFNPLKGSIAARTDSDLSKYGAYSQSAAKDWKKNTIVGSMVHGAAAPESFTSGFGSVNDDFVSNRDAKAAAQASQDLADKSRIGM; from the coding sequence ATGAAAAAAAGCATCAAGAACGCCCTCGTGATCACCGCCGCTCTCGGCCTGACCGCCCAAGCCCTCGCCGCCGGCAAAATCGAGATCTTCTCGTGGTGGGCCGGTGACGAAGGCCCAGCGCTCGCCGCCCTGATCAAGCTCTACGAAACCAAATACCCCAGTGTCAAAGTGGACAATGCCGCAGTGACGGGCGGCGCGGGCACCAACGCCAAAGCGGTTCTCAAAACCCGGATGCTCGGCGGCGATCCACCCGACAGCTTCCAGGCCCACGCCGGCCAAGAACTCACCGGTACTTGGGTCGTCGCCAACCGGATGGAAGACCTCTCCAGCTTGTACAAGTCCGAAGGCTGGAGCAGCAAATTCCCCAAAGCCGTGATTGACCTGATTTCCTACAAGGGCGGCATCTACAGCGTGCCGGTGGACGTTCACCGCTCCAACGTGATGTGGTATGTCCCGGCCAACCTGAAAAAGTGGGGCGTCAGTGCGCCAAAGACCTGGCACGATATGCTCACGGTCTGCACCACCCTGAAGGCCAAGGGCGTGGCCACTCCTCTCGTGATGGGCGAAAACTGGACCCAGCAGATGATCTGGGAGTCCATCGCCACGGCCATGCTGGGGACGAAGGGCTGGAACGATCTGTGGAGCGGCAATCTCAAGTTCACCGATCCCAAAGTGGTGTCTACCTTCTCGATGTACGGCAATATCCTCGACTGCGCCAACAAAGACGCCAGCGGCCTGAGCTGGCAGCAGGCCACCGACCGTATGCTCGCGGGCCAGGCTGCCTTCAACATCATGGGTGACTGGGCTGCCGGTTACATGACAACCACCAAGAAGCTCAAGCCCGGCACTGATTTTGCCTGGAGTGCCAGCCCCAGCACCAACGGCGTCTTTATCATGCTGGCCGATAGCTTCGGACTCCCCAAAGGCGTCAAAAACCGCGCCGAAGTTGTCAACTGGCTCAAAGTGCTGGGCAGCAAGCAGGGCCAAGACGCCTTCAATCCGCTTAAGGGCAGCATTGCCGCCCGCACCGACTCGGATTTGAGCAAGTACGGCGCGTACTCGCAATCGGCCGCCAAAGACTGGAAGAAGAACACCATCGTGGGCAGCATGGTTCACGGAGCCGCCGCGCCCGAGAGCTTTACCAGCGGCTTTGGCAGCGTGAACGACGATTTCGTCAGCAACCGCGACGCCAAGGCTGCCGCCCAGGCCTCTCAGGATCTGGCCGACAAGTCGCGCATCGGCATGTAA